Below is a window of Leptidea sinapis chromosome 28, ilLepSina1.1, whole genome shotgun sequence DNA.
AGATCCGATCGAAGCCTTAAGCCTTCTCTTACAATACTTGGAGCACTTGATTCATCATCAGATTCACTTTCAGCCTTTACACGAGGCACTGATTCAGCGTTCACATTTATACCTTCACAGTCCTGAAATAGCTCCAATTTTTCTggttttaacttttttaatgataaaggCTCTTCGTTTTGACTCGAACTCGCAacccttaaatttttaaataaatctccGTTAAACTCTTCATCAGAAGCACTGTATTCATTACTTTGTGAACATCTTGTTGGATTACCACTTTTCCTCTTTCGTTTGTTTGGTACTAACGACGATTTATCATCGGTGGTACAGCTGTCTGTGCGGGAGCCCTTTTCTGAATAGTCACTTTGTTTATTatcagttttgtttttatttacactTAAATCTTCTGGTTCATCATCATAACTTCTTTCATCCAACGGTGACTCAGCACGATATTCAGATTTTTCTTTGTTGTCAACATCTAAAATTTCCGAGCTGTTTTCGCTGCCGACGTAATAATCATTATCTGACGAGATTGGAGGCTTCACCAAATCAAGAGCACGCCGTGAATCGTCAGGTGTTGGTATTTTCCTATACATTTTTTCAATTTCACTAAAATTACGGAGATCATCTAGAGGCACGCGAGGTGGCAGCGGTGTGGAGCCAGGTGCTGACAGCGGGGGAGGTAGTCGTGCTGCCAGCTCAGGTGGCAATAGTGCAGGTGGAGGTAGCGGCAGGCGCGCTAAGGCAGGCAGTAACGGAAACGGTTGAGCAGACCTGCCATCGTGCGCCGATATCTTGCGCCGGACGTGCGGCGAATGTAACTTCGGATTTGGATTAGCACTGTGGCGATTCCTCGAGCGCCGCGAACTGAACATCATCGTACACCCTTCCACTGTACACTTGTGCATTTCACGCAGATGAACCGCCGAAAAGTGAATTTTTAAAGCACCTTTATCGCAGAAAGTCTTTAAACAAACATTACACTGCACTCTTTTCTTCCCGGTCGCTGGGTTGACGAATTGTACCCCGAGGCCGAGGGGCCAAGGTGCAGGATCCCGTCTCTCCGGCGGAAAATCAGGTGCTTCATTTTTCTCATCATCACGACCGCTGAAACTAGCGCCGAGTTTTCTGAAGTCGAAGTGCGGGGCCGGTTGAACGCGCGGCATCATAAAGTAGTCCAGGCCAGATAAGCCCGGGACCGCACCGAACTCTTTCCCGTCCATCACGTTAACGGCAATGTCATAGTATAACAAGACGTGCGTCGCGCGTCGCGGCCGCCGTGCGACTGAGGACGTAGGACACAGGTGACCGCGCGGGTGGCAAGCGACAAAGGCCGTGAGGGTAGAGTGAGGGAGCGGTGTGTGGGGGGAGGCGGGGGGAGCGGGGGAGGCTCGGTGGGAGGAGCGAGAGCTGGGCGGAGCGGATCGATGCGCGGCGGGGACACGCGACAATGACTCTTGGCGACCGGCGACCGGCGACGCGAGGCGGCCACTACACACGGGCGAGAAGTGAGCGTCGCCGCTACGGAACATATACGTGATATGAACGTTCCGATGCAACATATCGCGTGCATTACCTACAGATACACATTCTAGCACTCAACTATAAATACACGAGAATGGTAACACTTGGCTGCGGCCTGTATACTGTCAAACGTTTGCAACAATAACCACAGATTTCTAACATTGAATAGACATACATCGTACAGTGACAAATAAACAATATCGCACACACAAGTAGGTAATTCGTTAGTCATTTTCCTTGTATCTACTCCACTCACTGAACGTAcaacatttcattacatttccTTAGTAGGTAATAACTAGAACAAGTAAATTTAGATGTGCCATAGTTgttaattatatactaaaatattttattattacatgtttTTCTGTGTATAACGTGTAATAGTAGGTAACATTGTtacaaagatattttaataagGATCTTATAAATCAGCATTGTAATTGAATACccataagataataataattattgcataGAACGGAATGATTAACTTGGCTATATTCGTTTGAAACGAAtttctttatattaaaatataattatagtagtacctacataatattgcCTTTAAGAACTCATTAACTCTTAGCATAGATTTGACTTATACCGGCTTAAAACGACAAATTGATTTCATGCTAATGAATTAGATAATTGACTTAATTAACATCTCTTGATATAAATGGCAAGAAAAGTATTTGTGCTTTTAATTGAATGGTATTTTGGAATAAcggtttgaaaaaaatattttttatttaacattaaatatgctaaaaacatattttttccaGTCGCGTGACTGTGGGCAAAACCGACACTGAATATGAGTAATTTGACAAAAACAATTTACatcttcaaaataaaattcacaTAACATTATGATAATTTCATTTGGATTAAGAAGGTACTTTTATTGTTAACTTAAAGATAACAGATGAAATAAGTTAGATTTAGTTTCTCTTCTTCTCTATTAATAAATGGTTTTAAATATTGTCTTAAGCTTCACGTTACAcgcttcaattaaataaaacactttttaaagtattgaaACGTTTGTAAAATTAACGTTTTCAGACCCTCTGAAAAcatgctctgaaaaggtcacgaaacgtagggttagctaaaataataataaaaaatgttactttaatgcaaaaactaatttttaaacaaattacaattaggtgcgttttaatcctttaaagtgttttatgAAAGGTatctttttattacatatttaaagaatataatatgttttatataaaaagagatCTAATAAAGTTTTGCCAATGTTAGTTGGAACGTTTACAAATCAAAGTCGTCACTCATCGATAATGGCATATCCTTAATCATTGTCTTCCTTTATCACAAGAAAAACATTTGAGTCTTAATACTTCTTTGTACACCAAGGAGTGGATGTTAGCTATTCCTACGAGTGTTTCATATTCAGGAACGTGGTGAAGCGGAGGGTCTCAATAcctgctaattctaaaaatataatgtcCTTTGACAGCCTTTACATAAAtagtctaataaaataataaaataaagaatttgttagaaatttatttttataatttttttgcacacatatttataataataataattttttatacaaaataaatgtcgCAGTTACGGCCCAGTTGTCAAATCGGACGATACCTACGAAGACActtatctataaaataaattaataattaatgaatataacTTAGTACTatgcaatttaaattatttattctcgataattaaaaaataaaatttattagtaATCTTTGGTTTTACGCTGAACTTTTCCTCCGTAATACTCGACAGCAAACAAAAAATCTCGAATCTCTATGGCCTTTGACTCTTTCTTGcctgtcaaaataaaaaaaaaaacaaatagaatGTCATATTAACAGTGACAATAATTACTTGATTGTTGTTCAACAATTTGAAGGTCTATGAACGTACATATGTACGTCTGTGTATTTCCCGCTTATTTAAAGCGCACACACACGCGtgtaaataactataactataaacaattaaattggAAGTCATAATTACTGTGTTGTGCTCATGAACCGCTTGTATAAGATAATCATCAGTAAAATCATGAATTTTAATACGTACAGATGATCttgacataaattattttacttgatGCTAATAAAATTGTTACGCCTTGTAAATACGTTTTATTAACCTAGGTATGATTTGTCGACCTTAAAATGTAAGCGATTGATGTTctcttctattctattcttcctactgtgccatctgtggaaggtataccacaagttagcCAATATCACGTTAAATTTGACCACTaagcttagagtatttgttttctaattttaatgtTAGTGATCGGTGCTAAAGATGGAAACAagttttaattttcttattttatacctgaaataaatatacatgctgttagactataaaggacatacacaaataaaattacataaattattaaatatgagTACTGAGTGATATTAACAACGTAATCTCAttcttattaatatacatacacgtacacaaaatatttacaaaaggagtgaaaactaggaGAGGACACATTtgaaagaataatattgtacaaagaAGGCATTTAAGTACAATTGAAGAACAAATGATCCACATTACACTCATCTAGGCCACATTCACAAAGGGAATTGTCTCTTATCCTAAGTTTAGCTAAAGAAACTGGACTAGGTACAAGCGTGGTTACACGTTGGTGAAGACAATAAGTTGGTGTAGCCATTTgaaaaacaatcaaaaataatgttaacCTACCACTTTCCGACATAGCCGATGATTCGTTTCGAAACTGCTTTATGAAATCTGTCGTGACGCTATGCCGGTACCAATTTCACCCTCACCATCTAAATGTGATGATTTTCATCCTCAGTGCGGTTCTGAAGAAACCCTCATCCACAACACAAATAAAGAGTGGAATAATAAACTTCCATCATCGGAAATACGCACTTTCCTTCACGTGATCCTCGCTCTTGTACTGCAAGGGAGCATGGGTGAAACTGATTTTTACCTGCAACTATGATCGTCTGTTGAAAGTTGACACTAAATTTGCGACTAACATCTTAACATTTTTGGGCAAGTTTTAATAAGTTCTACTGAATAAAATATCGTCACTTGAAAGTTGAAATGTGTCTGCGGGTTGTCTAGGGCTTGTGTGATACGGAACCCCccgttataataaaaatgatgcaCCACCACTTAACATTAAATTACGAGTTCTAAAAATATTCGTAAATTAAGTACGAATCGTGCAATCCCCACTGCACTGTATTACTTTAGTGGACAAAGTATCACAGTGTCCTTtcgatttataattaaaacagtcCTTCCACAAAAAAATCTCTTTATATTTAattccaaatatattttataagtagcttactttttaattatcatttaattatattttcataaaacgcaacattaaatatttatatatgttttacaATCGTTAactatcaaattaattaaataatacaaaaaaatatattattttatatcgaaATACAGAACGTAGAGAAATCATTTGGTACAAGTAACGCCATCTATGTCGCCACTTAAGAACTTATTATATTGCGCTTTAGCGTactttaacatatttaaaacattttggtGGTTCTATTAATAGTTTCAAAATATgcgtatattattaatattcgtTATTTATTCACTTGTTCAGACAAATTATACctacttatttctaatatattattatggttcTAGTTTAGAAAGACTTCCatattgtttttgattttatttatgtgttttgTGGGATTACCTACTATTGCcactgtttattattttttatttaaggatAAAAGAAGAAAATAGTCAAAGAAGCTGTTTGTCTCGGAACGAAACATTTGATGTAAATGATTTGTGAGAATTCAATAAGTTATCTGAAATACCTGAATGGCTACTTTGGTGAAGTATTTTACGTGGTACATTATGAATACTCTAcgtatttttattcaactgTTATTttggtaattaattaaatttgacaaCAAAATTGATGagtgatgcgggactcgaacccgcgtctctcgcgttccgtacgagcgctcttccactgagccaacagttTGAGCGATGTATCGTTGAtgaatcttgtatgtcttgttcaactcttagtttgtggctccatctacggGATCTAATATACAggtgataacctgctcaaccccaatattagcatattaggaaaatgactggagatgtcgctctttcaaatctaagcaatttgttattttttaaaaagataaccctcacttctttttttattttttatagaataggaggacaaatgagcgtacgggtcacctatggtaaagtgatcaccgccgctcacaatctcttgcaacaccagaggaatcacaggatcgttgccggccttgaacgaaggtgtacgcgcttttttgaagttacacatgtcgtatcgtctcggaaacaccgcacaaggaagttcattccacagctttgtagtacgtggaagaaagctccttgaaaaccgcactgtggaggaccgccacacatccagatggtggggatgatatcctaacttgcggcgtgtcgtgcgaaggtggaattcggcggcaggaatcaggttaaacagctcttcggaacacccccgtgataaatgcggtagaagacacacaattaagcgacgtctatacgcaacgccaagtgatccagccgttcacagagcactgggtccccgacaattcgagctgctctgcgttgcacgcggtcaaatggatcgagctgatactggggtgggccagaccagagatgacagcaatacatGGAGTATgggtgtggccggacctgcgctttgtacagcgcttgaatgtgggccggcttgaagtattgccgtgctctattaatgccgcccagtttttttaaagccaatttggctttgctctccagatggccacaaAATTGGAactcgctcgagatttcgagacccagtattccgatactaggcgaggctttaagggaagtgttgtcagagagcggtgatacgacaaatggggtttttttagtggtaaacgcgcaaacttgagtcttctgggggttaaattggacaaggtttaatTTACCCTATTCCGCTACCTTTTCACGAGAGGactcggtagaagacacaagtttctcccggcactggtcgacgatttcccgatagagacctgcatggccgtgctgtcgtctgtatagcaatgaatgttggaggtgtacaacatatcattgataggCATAAGAACCAGcataggagatagcacacagctttggggcactccagcattcacgggcttcgggttcgagcaatgtccgtcgacaacgacctgtatgctgcgcccagtgaggaagctggaggtccacttgcacaagctctcgggaagcccaaatgatggaagttttgagagtagcgccttgtgccatacacgatcaaaggccttcgctatatccaggctaactgccaggccttcccccttgctttcaatagccgccgcccatctatgtgttaggtataccagaagatcacctgccgaccgtccatggcgaaagccgtattatcggtcgttgatcaactggtgaccctctatgtataccaagagctgacggctaattatgctctccatgattttggagagctgggaggttatagcaataggcctgtagtttgccggatccaaactgtctccttttttttggatcggatggacaagggctgacttccatgagtcagggactacgcctttggaataagagtcccggaataaatgcgttagcaccggcgtcaactcaggggcacacgttataagcacgattggagaaatgccatccggcccgctcgacttcctgacgtccaacgaaaacagagctcgcctaacagttttctgtctgaactgtacttcaggcatagggctctgacaccgcgggatggtcggaggtgtttttccgttgtcgtcaagagtcagttggaggcgaaaagagcgcacaggagatcggctttctcttttgctgtatgggccagggtgtcattcctcatgtgcaacggcggcatggacggctggctgaagttaccaagagcagctttcgacaacgaccagaacttgcgtgttccggtcgggtaactggaaagctgctcaccgaatttgacgacgtgtttcgaatttgcacgggcgatttgccgcttaaaaatctggaggcacggttgtatttcctcttaaaaactatgcagtttggatcctttgtacccagcgccgcaacccaagttcgatacgcctgttttttgcagtcagatgctgctttaactgacgcatcgaaccagggctgtgatctgccaccgatcggtactacggagcttggaataaaaatatccatgctctgcagtatcacatcggctacttcAACGGCGTAGGCACTACCATCATTCGAAGGGAAGCAAACCCTggcccaagggtaggatgcaaaaaaggaacccatcctatcccaatctgctgacttgtagtgccaaacgcggcgggtcgctggtggtctgcgacgttggcgtcggataggcactacactcctgaccaggcaatggtcggacgttccgagaggggcgtcgacaaagacctggtaaccatcagcaaaagatctaataaggatggcatgtggctatccacatccgggagccgcgttggcgactcaaccaatt
It encodes the following:
- the LOC126973102 gene encoding zinc finger protein basonuclin-2-like, translated to MDGKEFGAVPGLSGLDYFMMPRVQPAPHFDFRKLGASFSGRDDEKNEAPDFPPERRDPAPWPLGLGVQFVNPATGKKRVQCNVCLKTFCDKGALKIHFSAVHLREMHKCTVEGCTMMFSSRRSRNRHSANPNPKLHSPHVRRKISAHDGRSAQPFPLLPALARLPLPPPALLPPELAARLPPPLSAPGSTPLPPRVPLDDLRNFSEIEKMYRKIPTPDDSRRALDLVKPPISSDNDYYVGSENSSEILDVDNKEKSEYRAESPLDERSYDDEPEDLSVNKNKTDNKQSDYSEKGSRTDSCTTDDKSSLVPNKRKRKSGNPTRCSQSNEYSASDEEFNGDLFKNLRVASSSQNEEPLSLKKLKPEKLELFQDCEGINVNAESVPRVKAESESDDESSAPSIVREGLRLRSDLYTPSDSGSDMNTLEERLARVRSPSANSDRLDDKTDINNIEIPIDEENPDRCTACGKIFQNHFTLRMHYRNDHLKLLHPCDVSGCDAAFPSRRSRDRHSSNIDLHRRLLSTSDTREHRAPFEMNTELLNKLYSDIKGLASTLESLRYGGEESSQVPNYLTETMKLYSRNLSALQAGMFPQMGDRFFPPFLMNNGTPQPGGLYGAPAGAQLARESLSPLSASSPPVISPGRLDAANARPREDAKLLFRESSESYKKMTSLCERQEQMYQHHVPVS